The proteins below come from a single Azospirillum thiophilum genomic window:
- a CDS encoding heme biosynthesis protein HemY, giving the protein MIRALWFLLKVAVVIAAAIWLADRPGTVSVHWLGYAVEAPFWVALLVGLAALGIAALGYRLLRGLIRTPQRIRRHSRARRRERGYRALTQGMVAIAAGDAPTARKMARKADGLLNEPPLTMLLSAQAAQLQGDERAAKQYFHAMLERPETAFLGMRGLLTQAIKSGDRVEALTLARKARGLQPDTPWLLGTLYDLEARAGDWAAAEGTLQQAIQAGAIPTEEGRRHRAVLLLERSFEAERRGRADAALSHAQAAHDLMPGFVPAAVRLARLQVAADRLKPAAKVVERAWRQSPHPELAEVYRGIIASYDALTRVRLFQKLLRQSPDSAESHLAVARAAIDAQLWGEARQHLNRAMEIGPTRRAYRLMAELERGERHDEDAAKDWLAKAANAPEDPVWTCGSCGAVSHNWGGLCGHCGAFDSLAWKAPTVAVPLMEPTDIPPALARPATA; this is encoded by the coding sequence ATGATCCGCGCCCTCTGGTTCCTTCTGAAGGTCGCGGTCGTCATCGCCGCCGCGATCTGGCTGGCCGACCGTCCCGGCACCGTCAGCGTCCATTGGCTGGGCTATGCCGTCGAGGCGCCCTTCTGGGTCGCGCTGCTGGTCGGGCTGGCGGCGCTGGGCATCGCGGCGCTGGGCTACCGCCTGCTGCGCGGCCTGATCCGCACGCCGCAGCGCATCCGCCGCCACAGCCGGGCCCGCCGCCGCGAACGCGGCTACCGCGCCCTGACCCAGGGCATGGTCGCGATCGCCGCCGGCGACGCGCCGACCGCGCGCAAGATGGCGCGCAAGGCCGACGGGCTGCTGAACGAGCCGCCGCTGACCATGCTGCTGTCGGCCCAGGCCGCCCAGCTCCAGGGCGACGAGCGCGCCGCCAAGCAGTATTTCCATGCCATGCTGGAGCGGCCGGAGACGGCCTTCCTCGGCATGCGCGGGCTGCTGACCCAGGCGATCAAGTCGGGCGACCGGGTGGAGGCGCTGACCCTCGCCCGCAAGGCGCGCGGGCTCCAGCCCGACACGCCGTGGCTGCTCGGCACGCTCTATGACCTGGAGGCGCGGGCCGGCGACTGGGCTGCGGCCGAAGGCACGCTGCAGCAGGCGATCCAGGCCGGGGCCATCCCGACCGAGGAGGGCCGCCGCCACCGCGCCGTCCTGCTGCTGGAGCGCAGCTTCGAGGCGGAACGCCGCGGCCGGGCCGACGCCGCCCTGTCGCACGCCCAGGCGGCGCACGACCTGATGCCGGGCTTCGTCCCCGCCGCGGTGCGGCTCGCCCGCCTGCAGGTCGCCGCCGACCGGCTGAAGCCGGCCGCCAAGGTGGTGGAGCGGGCATGGCGGCAGTCGCCGCATCCGGAGCTGGCCGAGGTCTACCGCGGCATCATCGCCAGCTACGACGCGCTGACCCGCGTCCGGCTGTTCCAGAAGCTGCTGCGGCAGTCGCCCGACTCGGCCGAATCGCATCTGGCGGTCGCCCGCGCCGCGATCGACGCCCAGCTGTGGGGTGAGGCGCGCCAGCACCTGAACCGCGCGATGGAGATCGGCCCGACCCGCCGCGCCTACCGGCTGATGGCCGAGCTCGAGCGTGGCGAGCGCCATGACGAGGATGCTGCGAAGGACTGGCTGGCCAAGGCCGCCAACGCGCCGGAAGACCCGGTGTGGACCTGCGGCTCCTGTGGGGCGGTCAGCCACAATTGGGGCGGGCTGTGCGGCCATTGCGGCGCCTTCGACAGCCTGGCCTGGAAGGCCCCGACCGTCGCCGTTCCCCTGATGGAACCGACGGACATCCCCCCGGCACTCGCCCGCCCGGCGACCGCGTAA
- a CDS encoding mitofilin family membrane protein, with protein MTSRPGSERPGTDRDGDGASTGNAAVDRIVERFGGIRPMANKLDTPVTTVQGWKKRGAIPLARHADLRAAAAKHRIKLDDADLDAATPSEDRQTDTAPAVIVTPAPAAPVDVTPADATSADVTPADTTPADTVPVVEPVPAAAPADSIPGADVPAGPQASDALIPPATPLGTTEPGKEEAKAEEAQAEDAKPSDSATPWSSTGSTGGTTGGTGYGSTADAEPVRPTIAPTPSYLDEPRSGSGFATALSIVALLVGAAALSAPWWGPALPGWPSPAAPAATSTAAAPADPVLRAQIQQLVDRVAKLEQRPAAAPAGNGGSAADLTALTGRIDALEKRPAADPAAGAAADDARKALADRLAALEQKLTAVSGNSQAAQELRTEVDSLKQQVSTVSQGLEKRQDAATAAQALVLAAGQLRASLSGGQPFQQDLQAVRALNIADAGVSQPLDAVAPYAAKGIQTRAQLTDRFQPLAGEIVRAGIRGEGNGWIDSAVGKLSTLVTVRREGGGVVGTTDDAIVARAEAALSAGNLGKAVEELSALQGPAAQAAAPWLADAKARLAADQAVRQLNDRAIALMTTAAGGKGAAQ; from the coding sequence ATGACCTCTCGTCCAGGCTCCGAACGCCCCGGCACCGACCGTGACGGCGACGGCGCCAGCACCGGCAATGCGGCGGTCGACCGCATCGTCGAACGTTTCGGCGGCATCCGCCCGATGGCCAACAAGCTGGACACCCCGGTGACGACGGTGCAGGGCTGGAAGAAGCGCGGCGCGATCCCGCTGGCCCGCCATGCCGACCTGCGCGCCGCCGCCGCCAAGCACCGAATCAAGCTGGACGACGCCGACCTGGACGCGGCCACCCCCAGCGAGGACCGGCAGACCGACACCGCCCCGGCCGTCATCGTCACGCCCGCCCCCGCCGCCCCCGTCGATGTGACGCCCGCCGACGCCACCTCTGCCGACGTCACACCCGCCGACACCACGCCCGCCGACACCGTTCCGGTGGTGGAGCCGGTCCCGGCCGCCGCACCGGCCGACAGCATCCCCGGCGCCGATGTCCCGGCCGGGCCGCAGGCGTCCGACGCGCTGATCCCGCCCGCCACGCCGCTCGGGACGACCGAACCCGGCAAGGAGGAGGCGAAGGCCGAAGAGGCGCAGGCGGAGGACGCCAAGCCGTCCGACTCCGCAACGCCCTGGTCCTCCACCGGCTCCACTGGCGGCACCACCGGCGGCACGGGCTACGGCAGCACCGCCGACGCCGAGCCGGTGCGCCCGACCATCGCGCCGACGCCCTCATATCTCGACGAGCCGCGCTCCGGCAGCGGCTTCGCCACCGCGCTGTCGATCGTCGCCCTGCTGGTCGGCGCCGCCGCGCTGTCGGCGCCCTGGTGGGGCCCCGCCCTGCCCGGCTGGCCGTCCCCGGCCGCTCCGGCCGCCACCTCCACCGCCGCCGCCCCGGCCGATCCCGTCCTGCGCGCGCAGATCCAGCAGCTGGTCGACCGCGTCGCCAAGCTGGAGCAGCGCCCGGCCGCCGCACCGGCCGGCAATGGCGGCAGCGCCGCCGACCTCACCGCCCTGACCGGGCGGATCGACGCGCTGGAGAAGCGCCCGGCCGCCGATCCCGCCGCCGGCGCTGCCGCCGACGACGCCCGGAAGGCGCTGGCCGACCGCCTCGCCGCGCTGGAACAGAAGCTCACCGCCGTCTCCGGCAACAGCCAGGCGGCGCAGGAACTGCGCACCGAGGTCGACTCGCTGAAGCAGCAGGTCTCGACCGTCAGCCAGGGCCTGGAGAAGCGCCAGGACGCCGCCACCGCCGCCCAGGCGCTGGTTCTGGCCGCCGGCCAGCTGCGCGCCTCGCTGTCGGGCGGCCAGCCGTTCCAGCAGGATCTGCAGGCGGTCCGCGCGCTCAACATCGCCGATGCCGGGGTGTCCCAGCCGCTCGACGCGGTGGCCCCCTATGCCGCCAAGGGCATTCAGACCCGCGCCCAGCTGACCGACCGCTTCCAGCCGCTGGCTGGCGAGATCGTCCGCGCCGGGATCCGCGGCGAGGGCAACGGCTGGATCGACTCGGCGGTCGGCAAGCTGTCGACCCTGGTCACCGTGCGCCGCGAGGGCGGCGGGGTGGTCGGCACCACCGACGACGCCATCGTCGCCCGTGCCGAGGCCGCTCTCTCCGCCGGCAATCTCGGCAAGGCGGTCGAGGAGCTGTCGGCCCTGCAGGGTCCGGCCGCCCAGGCCGCCGCCCCCTGGCTGGCCGACGCCAAGGCGCGTCTGGCCGCCGATCAGGCGGTGCGCCAGCTGAACGACCGTGCCATCGCCCTGATGACCACCGCCGCCGGCGGGAAAGGGGCCGCCCAATGA
- a CDS encoding uroporphyrinogen-III synthase, with translation MTEKQHASPSRQGRTRLLVTRPMEDAEPLVRRLEALGHAVAVEPMLSMVWIDGPEPDLSNVQALLFTSANGVRAYSKRTSRRDRPVQAVGDATARAAREAGFADVDSASGDVYALADRVRLLRDPAAGTLLHVAGSKVAGDLAGLLGAAGFTLHRSVMYDAVPASTLSEETATFLRTSGIAGVLFFSPRTAASFVRLLAEAGLVDRCRTVDAFCLSPAVAEAARAYGDQGVTPWRSVRVAARPEQDALLDLLPAAG, from the coding sequence ATGACGGAAAAACAGCACGCCTCCCCTTCCCGGCAGGGCCGTACGCGCCTTCTTGTCACCCGTCCGATGGAGGACGCCGAGCCTCTGGTCCGGCGGCTGGAGGCGCTCGGCCATGCCGTGGCGGTGGAGCCGATGCTGTCGATGGTGTGGATCGACGGGCCGGAACCGGACCTATCGAACGTACAGGCTTTGCTGTTCACCAGTGCGAATGGCGTACGGGCATACTCCAAACGTACGAGCCGGCGCGACCGTCCGGTGCAGGCCGTCGGCGACGCCACGGCCCGGGCAGCGCGCGAGGCCGGCTTCGCCGACGTCGACAGCGCGTCGGGCGACGTGTACGCCCTGGCGGACCGCGTCCGGCTCCTGCGCGATCCGGCGGCAGGTACGCTGCTGCATGTGGCGGGAAGCAAGGTGGCGGGCGACCTTGCCGGGCTGCTGGGAGCGGCCGGGTTCACGCTGCACCGCAGCGTGATGTACGACGCCGTACCCGCTTCCACCCTGTCGGAGGAGACCGCGACATTTTTGCGTACGTCCGGCATCGCCGGCGTGTTGTTTTTCTCTCCCCGTACCGCGGCCTCCTTTGTTAGGCTGCTGGCCGAGGCCGGACTGGTCGACCGTTGTCGTACGGTCGACGCGTTCTGTCTCAGCCCCGCGGTCGCGGAGGCTGCCCGTGCGTACGGCGACCAGGGAGTGACGCCGTGGCGAAGCGTACGGGTGGCGGCCCGGCCGGAGCAGGACGCCTTGCTCGATCTGTTGCCGGCCGCCGGGTGA
- the hemC gene encoding hydroxymethylbilane synthase encodes MTTHPLRIGTRGSPLALAQAHETRDRLIAAHPHLAAPGAIEIVVFKTTGDRILDRTLAEAGGKGLFTKELEEALFDNRADLAVHSMKDVPTQLPDGLEIATLLPREDPRDAFFARSGGGLADLPAGAVVGTAGLRRQAQVLELRPDLTIVPLRGNVQTRLSKLDAGEVDATLLALAGLRRLGLTSRISAVLEPETMLPAVAQGAIGIEIRSDDSDTRALLAPLNCAETTVRVTAERALLAALDGSCRTPIAALAMLEGDRLHLRAKVLSHDGRSIFRAERRGTAAEALLLGADAGAEIRSQLPPGFFAAAPH; translated from the coding sequence ATGACGACCCACCCGCTCCGTATCGGGACGCGCGGCAGCCCGCTGGCGCTGGCGCAGGCCCATGAAACCCGCGACCGCCTGATCGCCGCCCATCCCCATCTGGCCGCCCCCGGCGCCATCGAGATCGTCGTCTTCAAGACCACCGGAGACCGCATCCTCGACCGCACCCTGGCGGAGGCGGGCGGCAAGGGCCTGTTCACCAAGGAGCTGGAGGAGGCGCTGTTCGACAACCGCGCCGACCTTGCCGTCCATTCGATGAAGGACGTGCCGACCCAGCTGCCCGACGGGCTGGAGATCGCCACCCTCCTGCCGCGCGAGGATCCGCGCGACGCCTTCTTCGCCCGCTCCGGCGGCGGACTGGCCGACCTGCCCGCCGGCGCCGTCGTCGGCACCGCCGGCCTGCGCCGTCAGGCCCAGGTGCTGGAGCTGCGCCCCGACCTGACCATCGTCCCCCTGCGGGGCAACGTGCAGACCCGCCTGTCCAAGCTCGACGCCGGGGAGGTGGACGCCACCCTGCTGGCGCTCGCCGGTCTGCGCCGCCTCGGCCTGACCAGCCGCATCAGCGCGGTGCTGGAGCCGGAAACCATGCTGCCCGCGGTCGCCCAGGGCGCCATCGGCATCGAGATCCGCAGCGACGACAGCGACACCCGCGCCCTGCTGGCGCCGCTGAACTGCGCGGAGACGACGGTGCGCGTCACCGCGGAACGCGCGCTGCTCGCCGCCCTCGACGGCTCCTGCCGCACGCCGATCGCCGCGCTGGCGATGCTGGAGGGCGACCGGCTCCATCTGCGCGCCAAGGTGCTGTCGCACGATGGCCGCAGCATCTTCCGGGCCGAACGCCGCGGCACGGCCGCCGAGGCCCTGTTGCTGGGCGCCGACGCCGGGGCCGAGATCCGGTCGCAGCTGCCCCCCGGTTTCTTCGCCGCCGCTCCGCACTGA
- a CDS encoding class I SAM-dependent methyltransferase: MNPDTPPDDGSILYYDADYPSLEIGEARADDAATLARLGLLGDVAFYTGLARTTGASDRGPVLEIGCGTGRLTIPLARTGAEVWAVDVNPGMLAQLRDRLAAEAPEVRARVHILEQDAAGLDRPELAARLAILPFNLLMMVPDGRHEARLLAAVARHLAPGGTVALDVMNPLTLPQDADPAPAPSRPRRHPRTGNPVVRHARAGAVDGNGVQRIAGRYDELLPDGSIRSTPFAFGWRMIGLADLRSRLPAAGLAVDRVQGDFDGAPWTVASRRSVLVGHRPFGHRPFQGSPDEI; this comes from the coding sequence ATGAACCCCGACACCCCGCCCGACGACGGCAGCATCCTCTATTACGACGCCGACTATCCCTCGCTGGAGATCGGCGAGGCGCGGGCCGACGACGCGGCGACGCTCGCCCGCCTGGGCCTGCTCGGCGACGTCGCCTTCTACACCGGCCTGGCGCGCACCACCGGCGCCTCGGACCGCGGCCCGGTGCTGGAGATCGGCTGCGGCACCGGCCGCCTGACCATCCCGCTCGCCCGGACCGGCGCGGAGGTCTGGGCGGTCGACGTCAACCCCGGCATGCTGGCCCAGCTGCGCGACCGGCTGGCCGCCGAGGCGCCGGAGGTCCGGGCGCGCGTCCACATCCTGGAGCAGGACGCCGCCGGCCTCGACCGGCCGGAGCTTGCCGCCCGGCTGGCGATCCTGCCCTTCAACCTGCTGATGATGGTGCCGGACGGCAGGCACGAGGCCCGCCTGCTGGCCGCCGTCGCCCGCCATCTCGCTCCCGGCGGCACGGTGGCGCTCGACGTGATGAACCCGCTGACCCTGCCGCAGGACGCCGATCCCGCCCCCGCCCCTTCGCGCCCACGACGCCATCCGCGCACCGGCAACCCGGTGGTCCGCCATGCCCGGGCCGGCGCGGTGGACGGCAACGGGGTGCAGCGCATCGCCGGCCGCTATGACGAGCTGCTGCCCGACGGCTCGATCCGCAGCACCCCCTTCGCCTTCGGCTGGCGGATGATCGGTCTGGCGGATCTGCGGTCGCGGCTGCCCGCCGCCGGCTTGGCGGTCGACCGGGTCCAGGGCGACTTCGACGGCGCGCCCTGGACGGTCGCCAGCCGGCGCAGCGTGCTGGTCGGTCATCGCCCCTTTGGCCACCGCCCCTTTCAAGGATCTCCGGACGAAATTTGA
- the tsaD gene encoding tRNA (adenosine(37)-N6)-threonylcarbamoyltransferase complex transferase subunit TsaD has protein sequence MIVLGIETSCDETAAAVVTDAREIRADVVLSQLDDHTPYGGVVPEIAARAHLEHLDGLIRRAMAEAGIGFGDLDAVAATGGPGLIGGVIVGVMTAKAIAAARGLPFVAVNHLEGHALTARLTDDVAFPYLLLLVSGGHCQLLAVEGVGRYRRLGTTIDDAVGEAFDKTAKLLGLGYPGGPLVEKAAARATNPGRFELPRPMLGRPGCDFSFSGLKTAVRRHVEELGGVLTEADRDDLAAAFQATVAEVLADRCARAIRRFKEEHPQGGALVVAGGVAANKAIRARLATLAEKHGMPFVAPPLRLCTDNAAMIAWAGIERFRLGESDPLSFAPRPRWPLDPTAVPAIGRAGVGSGVKA, from the coding sequence ATGATCGTTCTTGGAATTGAAACGAGCTGCGACGAGACGGCGGCGGCCGTCGTCACCGACGCGCGCGAGATCCGCGCCGACGTGGTGCTGTCGCAGCTGGACGACCACACGCCCTATGGCGGCGTCGTCCCGGAAATCGCCGCCCGCGCCCATCTGGAACACCTGGACGGGCTGATCCGCCGCGCCATGGCGGAGGCTGGGATCGGCTTCGGCGACCTCGACGCGGTGGCGGCCACCGGCGGGCCGGGGCTGATCGGCGGCGTCATCGTCGGCGTGATGACCGCCAAGGCCATCGCCGCGGCGCGCGGGCTGCCCTTCGTCGCGGTCAACCATCTGGAAGGCCACGCGCTGACCGCGCGGCTGACCGACGACGTCGCCTTTCCCTACCTGCTGCTGCTGGTGTCGGGCGGCCATTGCCAGTTGCTGGCGGTCGAGGGGGTGGGACGCTACCGCCGGCTCGGCACCACCATCGACGATGCGGTGGGCGAGGCGTTCGACAAGACCGCCAAGCTGCTGGGACTGGGATATCCCGGCGGGCCGCTGGTGGAGAAGGCGGCGGCGCGGGCGACCAACCCCGGCCGGTTCGAGCTGCCGCGGCCGATGCTCGGGCGTCCGGGCTGCGATTTCTCCTTCTCCGGGCTGAAGACCGCGGTGCGGCGGCATGTGGAGGAACTGGGCGGCGTTTTGACGGAGGCCGACCGCGACGACCTCGCCGCCGCCTTCCAGGCGACGGTGGCCGAGGTGCTGGCCGACCGCTGCGCCCGCGCCATCCGCCGCTTCAAGGAGGAGCATCCGCAGGGCGGCGCCCTGGTGGTCGCCGGCGGCGTGGCGGCCAACAAGGCGATCCGCGCCCGGCTGGCGACGCTGGCGGAGAAGCACGGCATGCCGTTCGTCGCCCCGCCGCTGCGGCTGTGTACCGACAACGCGGCGATGATCGCCTGGGCCGGCATCGAGCGGTTCCGCCTGGGCGAAAGCGATCCGCTCAGCTTCGCCCCACGGCCGCGCTGGCCGCTGGACCCCACCGCCGTCCCGGCGATCGGGCGTGCCGGGGTCGGGTCGGGGGTGAAGGCGTGA
- a CDS encoding NAD(P)H-dependent glycerol-3-phosphate dehydrogenase, protein MSSPLHRIGVVGGGAWGTALALAALRAGRDTLLWAREPAVVEAMGIRRENRDYLPGVPLPDALRVTGDLVELGGCDAVLLVSPAQHARTVTARMAPLLKPGAPVVVCAKGIELDSHALMSEAVAASLPGGTPVAILSGPTFAAEVARGLPTAVTLACADEELGAALVAALGSRTFRPYRSDDVVGSQVGGAVKNVLAIACGVVEGRRLGDNARAALITRGLAEITRLALALGGRAETLMGLSGLGDLTLTCSSLQSRNMSLGAALGEGKALADILAVRRSVAEGVYTAAAVVGLAAKLGVDMPICGAVDAILNRGAGLDETIEGLLSRPFRGEGF, encoded by the coding sequence GTGTCCTCTCCCCTCCATCGCATCGGCGTCGTCGGCGGCGGCGCCTGGGGCACGGCGCTGGCGCTGGCGGCTCTGCGCGCCGGGCGTGACACGCTCTTGTGGGCGCGCGAGCCGGCGGTGGTGGAGGCGATGGGCATCCGGCGGGAGAACCGCGACTATCTGCCCGGCGTGCCGCTGCCCGACGCGCTGCGCGTCACCGGCGATCTGGTTGAGCTCGGCGGCTGCGACGCGGTGCTGCTGGTGTCGCCGGCCCAGCATGCGCGGACGGTCACGGCGCGGATGGCGCCGCTGCTGAAGCCGGGGGCGCCGGTGGTGGTGTGCGCCAAGGGGATCGAGTTGGACAGCCACGCGCTGATGAGCGAGGCGGTGGCGGCCTCGCTGCCGGGGGGAACGCCGGTGGCGATCCTGTCCGGCCCGACCTTCGCGGCGGAGGTGGCGCGCGGGCTGCCGACGGCGGTGACGCTGGCCTGTGCGGACGAGGAGCTCGGCGCGGCGCTGGTGGCGGCGCTGGGCAGCCGGACCTTCCGGCCCTACCGCTCTGACGACGTCGTCGGCTCGCAGGTCGGCGGGGCGGTCAAGAATGTGCTGGCCATAGCCTGCGGCGTGGTCGAGGGGCGGCGGCTGGGCGACAACGCGCGCGCCGCGCTGATCACCCGCGGGCTGGCGGAGATCACCCGGCTGGCGCTGGCGCTGGGCGGCCGGGCGGAGACGCTGATGGGGCTGTCGGGGCTTGGCGACCTGACGCTGACCTGCTCCAGCCTGCAGTCGCGCAACATGTCGCTGGGGGCGGCGCTGGGCGAGGGCAAGGCACTGGCCGACATCCTGGCCGTCCGCCGGTCGGTGGCGGAGGGCGTCTATACCGCCGCCGCGGTGGTCGGGCTGGCGGCGAAGCTGGGTGTCGACATGCCGATCTGCGGCGCGGTCGACGCCATCCTGAACCGCGGCGCCGGGCTGGACGAGACCATCGAGGGGCTGCTGTCCCGGCCCTTCCGCGGCGAGGGATTCTAG
- a CDS encoding helix-turn-helix transcriptional regulator — protein sequence MRRADRLFQIVQHLRKGRLVTAAELARCLEVSERTVYRDMRDLASSGVPVEGEAGVGYLLRDGYDLPPLMFTRDEVEALVVGARLARAWVGGALADAAARALDKVEAVVPEARRRELADSRVFVPDFSFPAPLRERMDVLRCAINARRVVLFDYRRQDGTNSARAVQPLGLFFWGRVWTLGAWCELRGEFRSFRIDRMDSLAALDRRFDELPGRGLEDYLALWREEACRDRDSEPAHADGWTGKP from the coding sequence ATGCGCCGCGCCGACCGCCTGTTCCAGATCGTCCAGCATCTCCGCAAGGGGCGGCTGGTGACGGCTGCCGAGCTGGCGCGGTGCCTGGAGGTGTCGGAACGCACCGTCTACCGCGACATGCGCGACCTCGCCTCCTCCGGCGTGCCGGTGGAGGGCGAGGCCGGCGTCGGCTATCTGCTGCGCGACGGCTACGACCTGCCGCCGCTGATGTTCACCCGCGACGAGGTGGAGGCGCTGGTGGTCGGCGCCCGCCTCGCCCGTGCCTGGGTCGGCGGCGCCCTTGCCGATGCCGCCGCCCGCGCGCTCGACAAGGTCGAGGCGGTGGTGCCGGAGGCGCGGCGGCGCGAGCTGGCCGACAGCCGGGTCTTCGTCCCCGACTTCTCCTTCCCCGCCCCCTTGCGCGAGCGGATGGACGTGCTGCGCTGCGCCATCAACGCCCGCCGCGTCGTGCTGTTCGACTACCGCCGCCAGGACGGCACCAATTCCGCCCGCGCGGTCCAGCCGCTGGGCCTGTTCTTCTGGGGCCGGGTGTGGACGCTGGGCGCCTGGTGCGAGCTGCGCGGCGAATTCCGCAGCTTCCGCATCGACCGCATGGACAGTCTCGCGGCGCTGGACCGCCGCTTCGACGAGCTCCCCGGCCGCGGCCTGGAGGATTATCTGGCGCTCTGGCGCGAGGAGGCCTGCCGCGACCGGGACAGCGAGCCGGCGCATGCCGACGGCTGGACCGGGAAGCCCTAG
- a CDS encoding VOC family protein yields MNTPNVVTWFEIPAADLARAVRFYETVFAVTLVQEPCPSGMKMAVFPAEGDAVKGCLIQHDSCKPSADGTTVYLNGGDDLSAPLARAEQAGAAIVVPKTLITPEIGYFAQFIDSEGNRVGLYSMH; encoded by the coding sequence ATGAACACGCCGAACGTCGTCACCTGGTTCGAGATCCCCGCCGCCGACCTCGCCCGCGCCGTGCGCTTCTACGAGACCGTCTTCGCCGTCACCCTGGTGCAGGAACCCTGCCCCAGCGGCATGAAGATGGCCGTCTTCCCCGCCGAGGGCGACGCCGTGAAGGGCTGCCTGATCCAACACGACTCCTGCAAGCCCAGCGCCGACGGCACCACCGTCTACCTGAACGGCGGCGACGACCTGTCGGCCCCGCTGGCCCGCGCCGAGCAGGCTGGTGCGGCCATCGTCGTGCCGAAAACGCTGATCACGCCCGAGATCGGCTATTTCGCACAGTTCATCGACAGCGAGGGCAACCGGGTCGGCCTCTATTCGATGCACTGA